The DNA window ATTTCTCTCTATTTTCATAAATTATTGGTTTAATTTGTTTGTGCGTGTTACGATTAAGTGagtctaaattttattttctggaTCTGAAATAGAGAGATTTGAATTTTGTGCAGAGGTACATGCAGCAGCACAATGAAGTGGAGCTTTCGGCTCTTGGAATGGGTACTTTTCGCCTCATTTTTTTGGTTGTATATGGTGTATGCATATAAGGTGTTTATTTTAACATTCTCATCGTTGTTGGAGGTTGATCCGAGAGATGATGTTGGAGGCACTAATATATTGTCAATATATTGGGTTAAATTTttgtttggctagtttggatgTTGATCCTACATGTTTGTGAAATGCTGTTTACCTTCTGTGTTATGTAATGTCTGATTTATATTTGTTTCATCTTTGTTAACCATGGATGATGGATAGCTACTCAATAATAACCCTAACTGTCTGTTTCTAATGTAATTGTTGCATGAGGATTATTTACATTACATTTACATGTGATGCTAAGATGCAATAACTAATATCCTTACTCTTAGCATCAAATTTCAAATGTGTTCTAGAATTCACTTTACAAGTATCATGAGCATGAGCCTTGTATCAATATTCTATTAAGCAAGTTCCTGCTCCAAAAGTTGTAAGAATGTCTCTCTACTAGTTACGAGTATCATGAGCCACGAGCCAGCTTTACTGGtttcatatttgattttattaattagaaatgaagTTGTCTGTCTGATTTGAcctttaattttgttttgtgtgtatGCTTGGCTCTTCTATTTGACCTTAGGTGTTGCATTAGATCTAGGTGTTTTGAGTTAGTTCCTGTACTTGTGATGAGATTGTCCCTCCATAGAACTGAACAATTGTAGCCTGTTATATTTAGGTTTCTATCTCCGGAATCATGATTATTGTTTGTCTTATTATTGAGATATGTACTGTGGCCCACCCATCATGCTCTTGATAGTGAATTCTCAAAGCATTTACGGAAGGTTTCCAAGTATTCACTTATATATCATACTACTACTATCTCTGAATTGcagtaattataaaaaatgcgAGTTTCATTAGTTTTTCAATATTGATAATTGATCATTTCTATATATTTGCAGCCATATCAACTGTTGTCAGTGTTGCTGAAATCCTGAAGAACAATGGGTTTGCAGTTGAGAAGAGTAGGACTCAGTTttaactctttttttttaatcattatgTAGCTCATTTTTTGATATATAAGATCATATTCTAGGTTATTGACACAAACGATTTGACACACTGCAGAGATCATGACTTCTACTGTTGAAATCAGAGACGAGTCTAGAGGACGACCCATCTCGAAAGCAAAAGTAAGTTTGCACTATTTGTCTGTCAATTGTAGCACTGCAGCTAAAATGCAATTAAAGATATCTACTAAATGTTGGATGGTTCAAATTTAGTAAAAAGGTCACTCTCTTGGAATATATTTTGAAGAGATAGCTACCTCACCTTGGTTACTGATTCTGTTCTGTCTCGATCCGATAAGATTATGTTTCATATGGGCTAAAATTTGATGCACTCCTGATTATGTTACCTTTAAAAAACTAATCAACTACTTTTTCTAATCTTCAACCAAATCTACACTAGCCATGATTTTGTTCATCCCCAAATATAATGGAAGTCTATAGCACTCATTTTTATTGTGCAACACTTTTGCTTTGTTGTATTTCTTGAAGATTTGAATTGTAATTTCATTATCTGAAGAAACTCTTCAATTTGGGCAAATTATGATTATCTTACAAAACTTTATTTTAGAATGATATTAAGTTCCTAATGATACATTTAAAAATGCATGTGTCTGGAACAGATGCTGAAATATTTTGGTCAGTTTACACATCCTGAGTTGTGGCTGAGACTGATAACTTTGGATATCACATCTACTCACTATCCAATATTGATAACAAATTTCTAATTTGTGGTGTGCTCTTGTTGTTTCTGCTACCCTTTACCTTTAGTTGTCATGGTCATGGGTGGTTACACATGCTGCTACATTTATTTTACTAAAGTTTAATATAATGTTGCtttactaatttattttcattgtttACATTTTGATAATTAGATTGAGATAGTGCTGGGAAAGACAGAGAAATTTGATGAATTAATGGCAGCTGCTGCAGAGGAGAGAGCGGGAAATGGTGAAGAGCAAAGTTAAATGTGTTTTGTTGATCATgttttctttatatatatatataatttgagctgatatttgaatgcattttctaaatagaaCTCTAGTTGTAGTCAGTCTAGGATTTTGAGTGCAGTCAGCCGGCAGCTGTGAACAGAATATCTCTCTTAGCATCTACACAACATTTTCCTTCAATTCAAAATTCAGTTTTCTTGTCACTATCTTTTAATATGGGGAGCAAACCTTGTGTTACCTTTTTTGTACATTTCTTTTCACTATTTGCCCAAATATATCCTGTGGAGCAAACCCTCTAATCCTGTCCGAAGGTAGTTGAGTACTCCATCCATTCCATAATAGTTGAGGCATTTCATTCAATcatgaaaattaagaaaaaagtgtgtaatgaattaaataaaaagatgatAAAGTATGAGCAGGAAAACATTACCAACAAGCAAATCTCTGGACTGATTAGAGATTCATAAGCCACAACCAATGGGCCAAAACTACATTACAGCATATCAATAAGTTTGGATAAATGTTTATCTTTGTATAATCATGGCCTTAAAAATACAGTGTTTGATCATTAGTTGTAGTCGTTTGTGTTACTCCGCCTTCACTCCACTTAGTGAAAAGGAGAAATCTTGATGCACAATTCAACCTTAATCACTCAGAAAACTCAAtcacaaaattttataattttgtgttTTGATGAGGAGTAATATAAGTAAGTCACTGCTCGGAGTCAGAAATGACAAacaatatattttcaaaattgggAATAAGAAAGTGCATATTAATGAAGAGAACCTAATCAGCCATTGCTATGTTCTGTCCTGCAAAGTGCATATTAGTAACTATTCCATGTTTCTTTGTTTTCCCTTGTATTTATATTTCCTTATGTATTAGTATGATTTACTTTGCCTATAAGGCTATAAATATATTGTATTGGACATATATTGTACACTGATCTATGTTAGACATATATTGTACACTGATCTATGTTAAATGGCGCAGAAAACATTATGGaaaggaagaaaggaagaaagTGTTTTGTGTAGAATAGGATGATTATTCCATTGTATTGAGGACCCTTTAAATAGGGTGTAGGAAGCAATGTATATGGTAAGATCCTTAATTACAAAATATTATGTCAATCATCTAATTGGAGTAACTGATTGTAATCGCAATCTTTCATTTTCTAACACTtcccctcaaattgagtggtgggGTCTCCAATACTCAATTTTCAAAGAGCATCTTTAAAGGTTCTTGTACTGACTGCCTTCGTCAATATGTCGGCAAGCTGATCTTCTGAGCGAACAAATGCTAGCTCAACAATttgttacggacgtcctccgcAACGTGACCGGATGGCGATCTTCGCGCGAGTTGCTGTGACCAAActttcgacgtgctcgaaggaaagctcatgATTTTTCGGttctcggacgttctccgagGAGCAGCAATAGAGAACGATAATATGCTCGTTGCACAAGTCAAATTTAgggaaaaaatatttcattcatgattgattgattacaatgatataatctctcctatttataatactagaatactactactctaacttaatgaacaagaaacaagtatctaaacaaatatgggaaagatatggtgaataaaggaaaactaaataattggaaGATCATAagagatatgatcgtatcaactccctcacggttgaaatccaccttgtcctcaaggtggaaaccacaaagcaacgacgagagttgaaagcaaaagctttggcgaggcgtctcctcctagatcaaacacatatcgaacaactgaatatctccctttatcacctttgtcaaaaatcaacaaaggagacccaatgttGTTGGCAAATTTCCATGCCACAACGAAAAGCTTGTTCACACCTCTCAGAATGCTCAAACATGGAGCACCTCCTCTCTTAAAccaacaattctcaacatccgTCGATGACATTTGAGCAACATTGAACGATGCGATTATGTTccccacttcaccaatagaaccatcttcctctttatcttctagcaatgacTCATCCTCTTCACTAATATCTGGGTTGTACAGCTGCAAAATTGGGGCCGGTGGGGGCGGGTCATCGTGTAACAATTCACCCTCATCTCTACTGACGTCAAGGCAGCACGACGGTGTTGGTGGAGTTGAAGACGGAACAGCAGCGACAACGGTAGCGAGGGGCTAGATGGATCGTGACAGAGATAAGGACGTGAGAGGCGCCGGGATTCCACGACATGAGGATTTCGTGGGGGCACGTCCGACGAATAGGGTGGGTGCCTTAAAGTCAAGGTCGTGTATTGCCTCGGCTGCTCGTATGAAGAATCCAAGTCGGTGTAGGGCGACTTCCGGTATAGACGTGGTTCCGGCAGCGGAGGAGCACGAGTGTCTCCAACACGGTGACTGGAAGTTTGGAAGGGCGGATCCCAGCCAGTTGGACGACGCCTAGGCGCTCCCGAATCGAAATCCGCATAGGGTTGTCGTCCATACGCTGGTTTTGACGCATGCAATTTTTTCACACGGCGATCGATTTCTTCACATCGTGATTTCAGCCTGGATTCTAATTTGTCAAATCGGGCCATGATCTTCTCCAGCCCGGCGGAGAAAATCTCGCTCGATCCCGGGAAGGCGCGTGGCGGATTGCTGCCTTTTGGATTATCGCGCAGGGAAAGCCCCGGTTGACCATCCCCGCGACGGGTCATCGCCGACAAGCAACGCGACGGATCGGaaggatccaagtggtgtgagacgtagggtgattctggatcaggccgcgacggcggacggagtacttccacccggctgctcggaggATCCCAACaggttacacggcgaggttggaccggctggtagggacggaatggttGTGTGGCGTTAGGGAAGTTGTATTGACGACGACGgtagccggcgtagtcgtatgacatgtcgacGGACTGAAGCATGGGTGTGGTAGAGATGGTGGTGATGCGGCTgaccttttttttatattggtggTTTGTTTGGGGAATACGGATGAACGAAGACGGAGGATGAGTACGGGATGAAAGTAACAGTTGTTACGGATGTCCTCCGCAACGTGTCCGGATGGCGATCTTCGCGCGAGTTGCTGTGAccaaaccttcgacgtgctcgaaggaaagctcacgattTGCCGGttctcggacgttctccgagGAGCAGGGGAACGATAATATGCTCGTTGCACAAGTCAAATTTAgggaaaaaatatttcattcatgattgattgattacaatgatataatctctcctatttataatactagaatactactactctaacttaatgaacaagaaacaaatatctaaacaaatatgggaaagatatggtgaataaaagaaaactaaataattggaaGATCATAagagatatgatcgtatcacaATTCCtcttttaatgttttttttgatAAAGTGTCTATCCACCTTGACATGTTTGGTTCGATCGTGTTGAACCGGGTTTTCTGAGATGCTTATGGCAGCCTTGTTATCACAGTATAGTCGGCATTTCTTACTTGGAGATAGACCAAGTTCCTTCATCAATCTTCTTAGCCACATTATCTCAGTTAGTTCACTTTTGATACCACGAAACTCTGCCTCAGCACTGGAGAGAGCCACCCCTTTCTGTGTTTTACTTCTCCAAGTTACCAagttacctccaacaaaggtaaagtacccCGCGGTGGACCTCCTATCATTCGGATTCCCcgcccaatcagcatccgtgTGACCATGAATCTCAACGTTCTCACTTTTAGAGAATAGCACTCCATGTCCTGTTGTCCCCTTCAGATATCCATCTATCATTTTTCTCATATCCACTAGACACCTAACATGCAATTCCAATGTTTTCTAGGGGCTGACATCTATTTTTACACATAATTGGGGTATTAATAGGAAAATTACTTAATTCGGAGTCAGATTCGCACAACACAAGAGAATAGGGGTCATTTGGCAATAAATGGGGTACACTAAGTAATTTATTGTATTGTTGGGGTGGAAAATAGGTTTTTTGTAAAGTTTGGGGTTCTTTAACCAAAGAACCCACAAACCCTACGTTACATGCCGCTGCCGCTGATTCTCCATCTCCCCCAAACTCCTCCTCTGACCAATTCGATACCACCGTTCCTCCGGCGAAGTTGGCGGCTCCCATCTGACCAGTAGGCCCTGTCGCCGCCCCGAGTCTGAGTGGCTTCCCTGTTTCCCTCGGCGGTGGCGATAGGGTAGCTTCCTCCGTCTCCCGGTTGCCCTCCGATAGCTGCAGCAGCGTGGCCGCCACGGTTCCAGGGCGCGCATGGTGGCGCAGATGGCGGTGGTGCAGATGAGTTCCTGTCGTGTTTCTCCTCCCACCAATCATGAAATACGATCAATTCGAAGCACGATTCTTTCGTGTGCTTCTTCTTACAATAGGAACAAACAAGCTTCGATTTGTCTTCATCATTGTTTCGTCGGTTCCAGCCGCCTCCTCCATCGCGATTGCCGCCGCCCCTTGAGCCGCTGCCGTGCTGGTTCGACCCTCCTCGGACGATAAGTCCTACTCCGATGCCTTCTGTAGTGGCTCCGGCTCCTAACTGTAACACTTGAGACCGTGTCTCCTCTTGTTTGATCAGATTGTAGGCAAGGTCAACTGAGGCAAGTGGCTCCATTTTAACTATCTCCCTTTTGGTTGTTTCATATATGCCGTCAATGGCAGTCAGAAACGTATAAAGTCTCTGTTCTTGGATCCAATTATCATGTATTTCCATGTCCTCCGGGTATTTCATAGGATTTGTCCGTTTCTGATCAGTTAACATCCATAAATCTTGTAGGGTACTCCATGTCTCCTCTAACGATTGGCTTCCTTGTTTCACCATGCTGGCTTTGATATGCAGATTGTAGATTTGGAGTTTATCTCCTCCGCTCCCGTACGTGACAGCCAACGCACCCCATATGTGCTTGGCAGTCGGTTGTTTCAACACTCGGCTGACCAACCGAGGTTCGATATTCTGTGTGAGCCATGTAAGCACGCAGTGATCAGCTTGTTGCCATTGCGGGAAGGCTGGATCGGTTCGTGGCGGGGAAGGTGGCACTCCGGTTACGTGAGAAACCATGCATCTGTCGCTTATAGTCGTCTTCATCAGAACGGCCCATTCGGAGTAATTTTCTCCATTCAATTTGCTTCCTCCGATGTGGAGGGGTTGTGTATCGATTTTGTACACAACGGGGTTTTTCTAGTGGGTTTTCTGTGGTCTCTGGTTTGGGTGTTGATGGTATCATCATGGCAAGACTTTTGTTCATGATTTCGGCAATTTGCCGAGCAATTTCATCCGACTGGGATGGGTTTTTTTCGTCTGACATGGTTTGTTTTGAATGGTTTTTTGTAGATTTGGCTTAAGGTCGAGAAAGGTTAGGGAcagtgatgaaatttttctgagtcCTGCTCTGGTATCATGTTAAATGGTGCAGAAAACATTGTGGAAAGGAAGAAACTGTTTTGTGTAGAATATGATGATTATTCCATTGTATAGAGAACCCTTTAAATAGGGTGTAGGAAGCAATGTACAGATTCTTAATTACAAAATATTCTGTCAATCATCTGATTGGAGTAATTGAGTCTAATCGCAATCTTTCCTTTTCTAACAATCTAtaatatttttgtgagtttaaatctttctatttttctcTCGAAATTTGACGCACGTTTATCATAGAAATTCCATTGACTTATTAAGTTTTCTTTaacaaatgttttcttttcttagtTTGGGTTATCTCTCTTTATAGATTTAATGGTGGAGAGTGGGTTACAAATATCCATTAACTATCCAACTATTTAAAAACATAGCTAGGGTCATTCAAGGATTCAAGTCCAAGAGGATTGTATCAAGTGGTACTTAGAATCCTCATTTGCAACTTAGTTCTATCTTTCAATTTTCGCACAGAGCTTTTCAGGtcgtaaaaaatgaaaaaaaagttag is part of the Salvia splendens isolate huo1 chromosome 6, SspV2, whole genome shotgun sequence genome and encodes:
- the LOC121806286 gene encoding uncharacterized protein At2g34160-like — protein: MQEITEGVSNIAIAGDTQKKNRIQVSNTKKPLFFYVNLAKRYMQQHNEVELSALGMAISTVVSVAEILKNNGFAVEKKIMTSTVEIRDESRGRPISKAKIEIVLGKTEKFDELMAAAAEERAGNGEEQS